The Streptomyces sp. NBC_00670 genome window below encodes:
- a CDS encoding SCO1664 family protein, with translation MSAPERIPPRSVTKVTTSDETGLGTTAADTTAQGPAAGSASGPAVDAVRLLTEGELTVHGRIRDASNAALYCTVALDGQEAACVYKPVAGERPLWDFPDGTLAEREVAAYEVSEATGWALVPPTVLREGPYGEGMCQLWIEVRPEADLLALVDAEEPEPGWKAIGFAEVEEGRTALLVHADDTRLRRLAVLDAVINNADRKGGHLLPADGQHLYGIDHGVTFNVENKLRTLLWGWAGETLTDEALDVLRGLRTGLGEGGALAVRLGELLTEAEVEATRARVAALLTSGRHPEPSGEWPAIPWPPV, from the coding sequence ATGTCCGCGCCAGAACGGATACCGCCGCGGAGCGTGACGAAGGTGACGACGAGCGACGAGACCGGCCTCGGAACGACGGCCGCGGACACCACCGCGCAGGGCCCCGCGGCCGGGAGCGCGTCCGGCCCGGCCGTCGACGCCGTGCGGCTGCTCACCGAGGGCGAGCTGACCGTACACGGCCGGATCCGCGACGCCTCCAACGCGGCGCTGTACTGCACCGTCGCGCTCGACGGACAGGAGGCCGCCTGCGTCTACAAGCCCGTCGCCGGGGAGCGGCCGCTGTGGGACTTCCCCGACGGCACCCTGGCCGAGCGCGAGGTCGCCGCCTACGAGGTCTCCGAGGCGACCGGCTGGGCCCTCGTGCCGCCCACGGTGCTGCGCGAGGGGCCGTACGGCGAGGGCATGTGCCAGCTGTGGATAGAGGTCCGCCCGGAGGCCGACCTGCTCGCCCTGGTGGACGCCGAGGAGCCGGAGCCGGGCTGGAAGGCGATCGGCTTCGCCGAGGTCGAGGAGGGCCGCACCGCGCTCCTCGTGCACGCCGACGACACGCGGCTGCGACGGCTCGCCGTCCTCGACGCCGTGATCAACAACGCCGACCGCAAGGGCGGCCATCTGCTGCCCGCCGACGGACAGCACCTCTACGGCATCGACCACGGGGTCACCTTCAACGTCGAGAACAAGCTGCGCACCCTCCTGTGGGGCTGGGCCGGCGAGACCCTGACCGACGAGGCCCTGGACGTGCTGCGGGGACTGCGGACGGGCCTGGGGGAGGGCGGAGCGCTGGCCGTCCGCCTGGGCGAGCTGCTCACGGAGGCCGAGGTCGAGGCCACCCGCGCCCGCGTGGCGGCGCTCCTGACGTCGGGACGGCATCCGGAGCCGAGCGGGGAGTGGCCGGCGATCCCCTGGCCGCCCGTGTGA
- a CDS encoding DUF3090 domain-containing protein, producing MSRQVFLYDPPDRFVAGTVGLPGRRTFFLQAIAGARVTSVALEKTQVAALAERMDELLDEVVRRSGGNAAVPAVTPSEISDTEPLETPVEEEFRVGTMALAWDGDEERMIVEAQALVELDAESEEDLAEAEERLLQDEENGPPMLRVRLTGAQARAFAKRALDVVNAGRPPCPLCSLPLDPEGHVCPRQNGYRRGA from the coding sequence GTGTCCCGTCAGGTGTTCCTCTACGACCCACCGGACCGCTTCGTGGCCGGTACGGTCGGGCTGCCCGGGCGCCGTACCTTCTTCCTCCAGGCCATCGCCGGGGCCCGGGTGACCAGCGTGGCCCTGGAGAAGACCCAGGTCGCCGCGCTCGCCGAACGCATGGACGAACTCCTCGACGAGGTCGTCCGGCGCAGCGGGGGCAACGCGGCGGTGCCCGCCGTGACCCCCTCGGAGATCTCCGACACCGAGCCGCTCGAGACGCCGGTGGAGGAGGAGTTCCGGGTCGGCACCATGGCGCTTGCCTGGGACGGCGACGAGGAGCGCATGATCGTCGAGGCGCAGGCGCTGGTGGAACTCGACGCGGAGTCCGAGGAGGACCTCGCCGAGGCCGAGGAGCGGCTGCTCCAGGACGAGGAGAACGGCCCGCCGATGCTCCGCGTCCGGCTCACCGGCGCGCAGGCCAGGGCGTTCGCCAAGCGCGCCCTGGACGTCGTCAACGCCGGGCGGCCGCCGTGCCCGCTGTGCAGCCTCCCGCTCGATCCGGAAGGACACGTATGTCCGCGCCAGAACGGATACCGCCGCGGAGCGTGA
- a CDS encoding histidine phosphatase family protein — MPTLILVRHGRSTANTSGLLAGWTPGVALDERGTAQAAALPGRLDGIPIAEIVTSPLQRCQETMRPLLDARGLEPHSDDRIGECHYGDWSGRKLAELKDEPLMEVVQAHPSAAAFPGGESMRAMQTRAAEAVREWNARVERDHGPDAVYLMCSHGDIIKSLVADALGLHLDLFQRISVEPCSVTAIRYTRLRPFLVRLGDTGDLASLVPPERAPSGDDGGDGSDATVGGGAGAP, encoded by the coding sequence ATGCCCACGTTGATCCTCGTACGGCACGGACGCTCCACCGCCAACACCTCGGGACTGCTCGCCGGGTGGACCCCGGGCGTGGCCCTCGACGAGCGCGGCACCGCCCAGGCGGCCGCCCTGCCGGGGCGGCTGGACGGCATCCCGATCGCCGAGATCGTCACCAGCCCGTTGCAGCGCTGCCAGGAGACCATGCGGCCACTCCTCGACGCCCGCGGCCTCGAACCGCACAGCGACGACCGTATCGGCGAGTGCCACTACGGCGACTGGTCCGGCCGCAAGCTCGCCGAACTGAAGGACGAACCGCTGATGGAGGTCGTCCAGGCGCACCCCTCGGCGGCCGCGTTCCCCGGCGGCGAGTCCATGCGGGCCATGCAGACCCGCGCCGCCGAGGCGGTGCGCGAGTGGAACGCGCGCGTGGAGCGCGACCACGGCCCCGACGCCGTCTACCTGATGTGCTCGCACGGCGACATCATCAAGTCGCTCGTCGCCGACGCGCTCGGGCTTCATCTCGACCTCTTCCAGCGGATCAGTGTCGAACCGTGTTCCGTCACCGCGATCCGTTACACCAGGCTCCGGCCGTTCCTCGTACGGCTCGGCGACACCGGTGACCTCGCGTCCCTGGTGCCGCCCGAGCGCGCCCCGTCCGGTGACGACGGCGGGGACGGGAGCGACGCCACGGTCGGGGGCGGTGCTGGCGCACCGTGA
- the corA gene encoding magnesium/cobalt transporter CorA, whose translation MIVDCAIYRDGRRSEGPEDLSDALANARAAGGFVWIGLHEPTEREFGKVTEEFGLHPLAVEDALKAHQRPKLEVYDDSLFMVLKPVVYEPESDAVSTGEVMIFLGDGFVVTVRHGEGAPLGVVRKRLEQQPEMLGKGPTAVLYALADASVDHYLDVATELGTDLEELEAEVFSPEGGGSRNTASRIYTFKRQILEFRRATNPLALPLTRLANTGSFGGALPFVDDSARPFFRDVSDHLTRVNESVEGLDRLVSDILSAHLAQMSVRQNDDMRKISAWAAMAAVPTMIAGIYGMNFDHMPELHWIWSYPAVIAVMVVLEVLLYRQFKRRGWL comes from the coding sequence GTGATCGTCGACTGTGCCATCTACCGCGACGGGCGCCGCTCCGAGGGGCCGGAGGACCTCTCGGACGCGCTCGCGAACGCGCGCGCCGCGGGCGGCTTCGTGTGGATCGGGCTGCACGAACCGACGGAACGGGAGTTCGGGAAGGTCACCGAGGAGTTCGGGCTGCACCCGCTGGCCGTGGAGGACGCCCTCAAGGCGCACCAGCGGCCCAAGCTGGAGGTGTACGACGACTCGCTGTTCATGGTGCTCAAGCCGGTCGTGTACGAGCCGGAGAGCGACGCCGTCTCCACCGGCGAGGTGATGATCTTCCTCGGCGACGGCTTCGTGGTGACGGTCCGGCACGGCGAGGGCGCACCGCTCGGCGTCGTGCGCAAGCGGCTGGAGCAGCAGCCGGAGATGCTCGGCAAGGGGCCGACGGCGGTCCTGTATGCCCTGGCCGACGCCTCGGTCGACCACTACCTGGACGTGGCGACGGAACTGGGGACCGACCTGGAGGAGCTGGAGGCGGAGGTGTTCTCGCCGGAGGGCGGGGGCTCCAGGAACACCGCTTCGCGGATCTACACCTTCAAGCGGCAGATCCTGGAGTTCCGCCGGGCCACCAACCCGCTGGCGCTGCCGCTGACCCGGCTGGCGAACACCGGTTCGTTCGGGGGCGCGCTGCCGTTCGTGGACGACTCCGCGCGCCCCTTCTTCCGTGATGTCAGCGACCACCTCACGCGCGTGAACGAGTCGGTGGAGGGCCTGGACCGGCTGGTGTCGGACATCCTCTCGGCGCACCTGGCGCAGATGAGCGTCCGGCAGAACGACGACATGCGGAAGATCTCCGCCTGGGCGGCGATGGCCGCGGTCCCCACGATGATCGCGGGGATCTACGGCATGAACTTCGACCACATGCCGGAGCTGCACTGGATCTGGTCGTACCCGGCGGTGATCGCGGTGATGGTGGTCCTGGAGGTGCTGCTGTACCGGCAGTTCAAGCGACGGGGGTGGCTGTAG
- a CDS encoding ferritin-like domain-containing protein yields the protein MLSTKSLFREIVDNDESFRLLCSIAAGGEAQGGWENARIAALVPPAEQALAPKIARHGTDEDKHGRIFQALLKKRHLEPVEVPAETDYTMLLERRGIGLSHERLRADRPLTVQDIVTYLAHSRVTEQRACEQMELLRRHFADHPDLGRAVRMISQDEDNHLAYCHEELLRLARAGHERAIRRTLHECARAEIQVHRDVSLAVMRHMGRILGWSRAKGAVLAAGIHAAYAYELLLGRRRMVVLRMPERRDALGEPTATPVA from the coding sequence GTGCTTTCCACAAAAAGTCTCTTCCGGGAGATCGTCGACAACGACGAATCGTTCCGTCTCCTCTGCTCCATCGCCGCCGGCGGCGAGGCCCAGGGCGGCTGGGAGAACGCCCGCATCGCCGCCCTCGTCCCGCCGGCCGAACAGGCCCTCGCCCCCAAGATCGCCCGGCACGGCACCGACGAGGACAAACACGGGCGGATCTTTCAGGCCCTGCTCAAGAAGCGCCATCTGGAACCCGTCGAGGTCCCGGCCGAGACGGACTACACCATGCTCCTCGAACGGCGCGGCATCGGTCTGTCCCACGAAAGACTGAGAGCCGACCGGCCGCTGACCGTGCAGGACATCGTCACCTACCTCGCCCACAGTCGCGTCACCGAACAGCGCGCCTGTGAGCAGATGGAACTGCTGCGCCGGCACTTCGCCGACCACCCCGACCTCGGCCGGGCGGTCCGGATGATCTCCCAGGACGAGGACAACCACCTCGCCTACTGCCACGAGGAACTGCTGCGCCTCGCCCGCGCGGGCCACGAGCGCGCGATCCGGCGCACGCTCCACGAATGCGCCCGCGCGGAGATCCAGGTGCACCGTGACGTCAGTCTCGCGGTCATGCGCCACATGGGCCGCATCCTCGGCTGGTCCCGGGCCAAGGGCGCCGTCCTGGCCGCCGGCATCCACGCCGCGTACGCGTACGAACTGCTGCTCGGCCGGCGGCGCATGGTCGTCCTGCGGATGCCCGAGCGCCGCGACGCGCTGGGCGAACCTACAGCCACCCCCGTCGCTTGA